A stretch of Pangasianodon hypophthalmus isolate fPanHyp1 chromosome 9, fPanHyp1.pri, whole genome shotgun sequence DNA encodes these proteins:
- the arid2 gene encoding AT-rich interactive domain-containing protein 2 isoform X1, with translation MMANSTGKNVPEQRRKGLAFLDELRQFHQSRGSPFKKVPVVGGKELDLSALYVRVVSLGGFAKVSDKNQWSELGEEFNFPRSCSNAAFVLKQYYLRYLEKYEKVHHFGEDDDEVQPGNPKPSLPIGAIPCSYNYQQHTVSDYLRQSYGLSTDFVPPCDYNKLVLSLLSGLPNEVDFAINVCTLMSNESKHTMQLEKEPKLVTLLLAHAGVFDDSLGSFSAVFGMDWREKTSRDFAKFWKDIVEDNEVKDLISDKSCAPQDGTEQRAVQAALFHPQRNMGISDVEGQRVLQVAIILRNLSFEETNVKQLAVNRTCLRFLLLCAHCTFISLRQLGLDTLANVAGELQLDPMDFRTTHLMFHTITKCLMSRDRFLKMRAMEIMGNLSKVEDNGVLICEYVDQESYREVITLLTLPDIMLVISALEVLYQLTELGEITCSKIACVDRSIDLLVRLVSVDLHTFGPEALTAIKLIEHQSTNSQVAEVRPQLVENVPPAVQGAPVTVTRVPVQTNPPPGIVEIDGEKFATQWLNAHYEVHAEGSASRSEMYSDYLATCSKLSRGGVLTSNGFYKCLRTIFPNHTIKRMEESKVNPQAQIHVVGMRKRAIPLPIQLYYQQQQQSCPVPGPKQEASLEPPHHTQSALPPGVGGQFVRAPAPSLTANQAAPPVAFNMHGAPHPHPPAPNAPAPAHAPPRLPANPPVQAPPPSSPAAPMLPRPNDILKTAMIQSSIPTAPTAPPASTHSIASNHNNVTPAVSLPQTLLSHAPVTLIQKALPQGHIFTGRVQAACPPLEQQRLPAPQSQQAASSQDTVVLANPPQYSSTPCTPLVAEGQVFTVAGVQSAQGPRATFQNIAPKPALQPQPPLQHPLHHQPHHQQQQQQSLVIVSPNPQPNPAFAPAIHHIVLANPSTMQNAQTIQLSGQPATSPQPASSPGQLSSCPSPQMLSPSSNPSQGPPPTVSQMLSVKRQQQLQIHTSPPPPPPPPPPPPTPPMAPPMAPAQTTSTESSLIKQLLLPKRGPTTPGGKLILPAPQVPPPASTRAPSPQVVYQVTNSSQGTPQTPQLNVQLMQSSLQGAGAVQTVPISILPGQILSTSNPATILQATPSNQVTFTVVPNSSFPNAAVSSQGTPSPLVSQTGLTINTSPPTLGFQMTPPLPPPVSTCTTPVPPFRGDKIICQKEEEAKDATGLHIHERKIEVMENSLVTEVSTKASNGQPMEVDGPGAKLLNGRKFDSSLPPYHSGNSQPEALQGTQALNGPTVQGNDGTGKQTSGGPPSESRKPLVNGVCDFERGEATTGTHPSKNIPNHKASKHMGNGEVLLPQKVHETFTDSLSPQQGTAKAEQLERLANGPKSSSHSAEISNGPSAQSLDTTGLRQQHPPHNHISPLPAATPIIQNPPGADLATNGTSESRPLKRPAEDGERGASGIPNKVGVRIVTISDPNNASNIATMVAVPAGVDPSTVAKVAIENVAQQRPSVPATLPETTTRQPVLAQSPPPVVQTAQGVSQTSVPPGDGPQAAALPLEQTRKPGQNFKCLWQACKRWFETPSQVFYHAATQHGNKEVYPGQCLWEGCEPFPRQRLSFITHLQDKHCSREALLAGLKLEETQGSNSNTSKSPPPAGSSSAPPRPQKAIVNHPSAALMALRRGSRNLVFRDFTDDKEGPLTKHIRLTAALTLKNIAKYSDCGQKLVKRHENHLSVLALSNMEVSTTLAKCLYELTHTLQA, from the exons ATGATGGCAAATTCGACGGGGAAGAATGTACCCGAGCAGCGGAGGAAAGGACTAGCTTTCCTGGATGAGCTGCGGCAATTTCACCAAAGCAGAGG ATCGCCGTTTAAAAAGGTCCCGGTGGTCGGGGGAAAGGAGCTGGACCTGAGCGCGCTGTATGTCAGAGTCGTGTCTTTAGGCGGCTTCGCTAAG GTCTCGGATAAAAACCAGTGGTCGGAACTTGGAGAAGAGTTTAATTTCCCCAGGAGTTGCTCCAACGCTGCTTTTGTTCTGAAGCAGTACTACCTGCG CTATTTAGAGAAGTATGAGAAGGTCCATCACTTTGGAGAAGATGACGACGAGGTGCAACCTGGAAACCCGAAACCGTCGCTTCCGATCGGTGCAATACCTTGCTCCTACAACTATCAGCAACACACTGTATCAG ACTATCTCCGCCAAAGCTATGGGCTGTCGACGGATTTTGTCCCTCCATGTGACTACAACAAATTGGTGCTGTCCCTGCTCTCGGGGCTTCCTAACGAGGTGGACTTTGCCATCAACGTGTGTACGCTGATGTCCAACGAGAGCAAGCACACCATGCAGCTGGAGAAGGAGCCCAAACTCGTCACGCTGCTGCTGGCACACGCAGGAGTCTTCGATGACT CATTAGGTAGCTTTTCTGCTGTATTTGGCATGGACTGGAGGGAGAAAACGTCCCGAGACTTCGCCAAG TTTTGGAAAGATATTGTTGAAGACAATGAAGTAAAAGATCTCATCTCAGACAAGAGCTGCGCACCACAAG ATGGTACAGAGCAGCGTGCCGTACAGGCGGCGTTGTTTCACCCTCAGAGGAATATGGGCATCTCTGACGTGGAGGGTCAGCGCGTACTGCAGGTAGCCATCATCCTGAGGAACCTGTCCTTCGAGGAGACCAACGTCAAACAGCTGGCAGTGAACCGCACGTGTCTGcgcttcctcctcctctgtgcACACTGCACGTTCATCTCGCTGCGGCAGCTGGGCCTCGACACGCTGGCCAACGTAGCAGGCGAG cTTCAGCTGGATCCAATGGACTTTCGAACAACACACTTAATGTTCCACACAATTACCAAATGTCTGATGTCAAGGGACcggtttttaaaaatgagag CCATGGAGATCATGGGCAACCTAAGCAAGGTGGAGGATAACGGTGTTCTGATCTGCGAGTATGTGGACCAGGAGTCGTACCGGGAGGTGATCACCCTGCTTACCCTGCCAGACATTATGCTTGTTATCTCTGCCCTGGAGGTGCTTTATCAGTTGACAGAACTCGGAGAGATCACCTGCTCCAAAATCGCCTGTGTGGACAGGAGCATAG atctgctGGTGCGTCTAGTGTCGGTTGATTTGCACACGTTTGGACCTGAAGCTCTGACGGCTATTAAACTGATCGAGCACCAGAGCACGAACAGCCAGGTGGCAGAGGTACGGCCGCAGCTCGTAGAGAACGTACCTCCTGCAGTGCAAGGCGCACCTGTGACAG TGACAAGAGTTCCTGTCCAGACTAACCCTCCACCTGGCATTGTggagatagatggagagaagTTTGCTACTCAGtg GCTGAATGCTCATTATGAGGTGCATGCAGAAGGCTCTGCTTCTCGCTCTGAGATGTACTCTGACTACCTGGCAACCTGCAGTAAGCTGTCACGTGGTGGTGTTCTCACATCCAACGGTTTTTACAAATGCTtaag GACAATATTCCCCAATCATACGATAAAACGCATGGAAGAGTCTAAGGTAAACCCTCAAGCTCAGATCCATGTAGTtggtatgaggaagagggcaatTCCTCTCCCCATTCAACTGTAttaccagcagcagcagcagtcctGCCCTGTACCAGGGCCCAAACAAGAAGCCTCCTTAGAGCCTCCACATCACACCCAATCAG CGTTGCCGCCTGGTGTGGGTGGGCAGTTTGTTCGGGCACCAGCACCAAGCCTTACTGCCAACCAGGCAGCACCACCGGTTGCCTTCAACATGCATGGAGCACCACATCCCCATCCTCCTGCTCCCAACGCTCCAGCACCAGCTCACGCTCCTCCACGGCTCCCAGCAAACCCACCGGTACAAGCTCCGCCACCTTCCTCCCCAGCAGCTCCAATGCTTCCACGGCCTAACGACATCCTAAAGACAGCCATGATCCAGAGCTCCATCCCCACAGCACCCACTGCTCCCCCTGCCTCCACCCATTCCATTGCCTCCAACCATAATAATGTTACCCCTGCAGTCTCTCTACCCCAGACTCTCCTTTCACATGCACCAGTAACACTGATACAGAAGGCACTACCACAGGGACATATATTCACAGGAAGAGTACAGGCAGCTTGCCCTCCTTTGGAGCAACAGCGGCTTCCAGCCCCACAGAGCCAGCAAGCTGCCTCTTCCCAGGATACTGTGGTACTGGCCAACCCTCCTCAGTACTCGAGCACTCCTTGTACACCATTGGTGGCAGAAGGGCAGGTGTTCACCGTAGCAGGTGTACAGAGTGCCCAAGGACCACGTGCGACTTTCCAGAACATTGCCCCAAAACCCGCCCTGCAGCCACAGCCACCCCTCCAGCATCCGCTACACCACCAGCCACAccaccaacagcagcagcaacagagCTTAGTTATTGTCAGTCCTAATCCACAGCCCAATCCTGCCTTTGCCCCAGCCATCCACCACATTGTGCTGGCCAACCCCTCAACCATGCAAAATGCCCAGACTATCCAACTTTCCGGGCAACCTGCCACCTCTCCTCAACCAGCCTCTTCACCTGGCCAGCTCAGTTCTTGCCCTAGTCCACAGATGCTGTCTCCATCCTCAAATCCCAGCCAGGGCCCCCCTCCCACTGTCAGTCAGATGCTGTCTGTTAAGCGGCAGCAGCAGTTACAGATCCACACATCACCACCTCCAccgccaccaccaccaccccctcCGCCAACCCCTCCCATGGCACCACCCATGGCCCCTGCCCAGACTACCTCCACAGAATCTAGCTTGATCAAACAATTGCTGCTTCCAAAGCGTGGTCCTACAACACCAGGAGGTAAGCTTATTCTCCCAGCACCACAAGTCCCTCCTCCTGCCAGCACCAGGGCACCTAGCCCACAGGTAGTTTACCAGGTAACCAATAGTAGCCAGGGAACTCCGCAAACACCACAGCTGAATGTACAGCTGATGCAAAGCTCACTGCAAGGTGCAGGTGCTGTACAGACTGTGCCGATCTCAATCCTACCTGGGCAAATCCTTTCCACCTCCAACCCTGCCACCATCTTGCAGGCCACACCTAGTAACCAGGTCACCTTCACAGTAGTGCCAAACTCTAGTTTCCCCAATGCTGCTGTTAGCAGCCAGGGGACGCCGTCTCCACTGGTTTCACAGACTGGTCTGACCATCAACACATCACCCCCCACGCTTGGTTTCCAAATGACCCCACCCCTACCACCTCCAGTATCTACCTGCACAACACCTGTGCCACCTTTTCGAGGTGACAAAATCATCTGCCAAAAGGAGGAGGAAGCCAAGGATGCTACAGGACTTCACATTCATGAGAGAAAGATTGAGGTAATGGAAAACTCCTTGGTAACTGAAGTCTCCACCAAAGCCAGCAACGGGCAGCCTATGGAGGTTGATGGACCTGGGGCCAAGCTGCTCAACGGTAGGAAGTTTGACTCAAGTCTACCTCCATACCACTCAGGGAACAGCCAGCCAGAGGCTCTGCAGGGCACACAGGCGCTCAATGGCCCCACTGTACAGGGCAACGATGGCACGGGCAAACAGACGTCAGGAGGCCCACCCTCCGAATCCAGAAAGCCCCTTGTAAACGGGGTGTGTGACTTTGAAAGAGGGGAAGCCACAACTGGTACCCATCCAAGCAAAAACATTCCAAATCATAAAGCTTCCAAACATATGGGCAATGGGGAGGTGCTGCTTCCTCAGAAAGTACACGAGACTTTTACTGACTCTCTCTCACCCCAGCAGGGCACTGCCAAAGCAGAGCAGCTGGAACGCCTGGCCAATGGGCCAAAAAGCTCCAGTCACAGTGCTGAGATTTCCAATGGCCCCTCAGCCCAGAGCTTGGACACAACGGGCTTGAGGCAACAGCACCCACCTCACAACCACATCTCTCCACTACCTGCAGCCACACCTATCATCCAGAATCCCCCTGGAGCAGACCTGGCCACTAATGGCACATCTGAGAGCAGGCCCCTAAAGAGACCAGCAGAAGATGGGGAGCGGGGTGCTTCAGGAATTCCCAACAAAGTGGGCGTGCGGATAGTCACCATCAGCGACCCCAACAACGCTAGCAACATTGCTACAATGGTGGCAGTCCCAGCAGGTGTTGACCCAAGCACAGTAGCAAAAGTAGCAATAGAAAATGTAGCGCAGCAGAGACCCAGTGTGCCTGCTACGCTTCCTGAAACTACCACTCGG CAGCCTGTGTTGGCACAGTCTCCACCCCCAGTGGTTCAGACTGCACAAGGAGTCAGTCAGACCTCTGTTCCTCCAGGTGATGGTCCTCAGGCCGCAGCGCTCCCTCTGGAACAGACGCGCAAACCTGGACAGAACTTCAAATGTCTTTGGCAGGCCTGTAAAAG GTGGTTTGAGACGCCGTCACAGGTGTTCTACCATGCGGCTACGCAACACGGCAATAAAGAGGTTTACCCCGGCCAGTGCCTGTGGGAAGGCTGCGAACCCTTTCCACGCCAGAGACTGTCCTTCATCACACATCTACAG GACAAGCACTGCTCTAGGGAAGCCCTTCTAGCTGGACTCAAGCTGGAGGAAACGCAAGGCAGCAATTCCAACACTTCCAA gtCTCCCCCACCGGCAGGCAGCAGCTCGGCTCCTCCCAGGCCACAGAAAGCTATAGTGAATCACCCGAGTGCAGCTCTCATGGCCCTGCGCCGGGGCTCCCGCAACCTGGTGTTCAGGGACTTCACC GATGATAAAGAGGGACCACTGACCAAACACATTAGACTAACTGCTGCCTTAACGTTAAAGAACATTGCCAAGTATTCAGACTGTGGACAAAA attgGTGAAGCGGCATGAGAATCACCTCTCGGTGCTGGCGCTCAGCAATATGGAGGTCTCCACCACGCTCGCGAAATGCCTTTACGAactcacgcacacactgcaGGCTTGA
- the arid2 gene encoding AT-rich interactive domain-containing protein 2 isoform X2, with protein MMANSTGKNVPEQRRKGLAFLDELRQFHQSRGSPFKKVPVVGGKELDLSALYVRVVSLGGFAKVSDKNQWSELGEEFNFPRSCSNAAFVLKQYYLRYLEKYEKVHHFGEDDDEVQPGNPKPSLPIGAIPCSYNYQQHTVSDYLRQSYGLSTDFVPPCDYNKLVLSLLSGLPNEVDFAINVCTLMSNESKHTMQLEKEPKLVTLLLAHAGVFDDSLGSFSAVFGMDWREKTSRDFAKFWKDIVEDNEVKDLISDKSCAPQDGTEQRAVQAALFHPQRNMGISDVEGQRVLQVAIILRNLSFEETNVKQLAVNRTCLRFLLLCAHCTFISLRQLGLDTLANVAGELQLDPMDFRTTHLMFHTITKCLMSRDRFLKMRAMEIMGNLSKVEDNGVLICEYVDQESYREVITLLTLPDIMLVISALEVLYQLTELGEITCSKIACVDRSIDLLVRLVSVDLHTFGPEALTAIKLIEHQSTNSQVAEVRPQLVENVPPAVQGAPVTVTRVPVQTNPPPGIVEIDGEKFATQWLNAHYEVHAEGSASRSEMYSDYLATCSKLSRGGVLTSNGFYKCLRTIFPNHTIKRMEESKVNPQAQIHVVGMRKRAIPLPIQLYYQQQQQSCPVPGPKQEASLEPPHHTQSALPPGVGGQFVRAPAPSLTANQAAPPVAFNMHGAPHPHPPAPNAPAPAHAPPRLPANPPVQAPPPSSPAAPMLPRPNDILKTAMIQSSIPTAPTAPPASTHSIASNHNNVTPAVSLPQTLLSHAPVTLIQKALPQGHIFTGRVQAACPPLEQQRLPAPQSQQAASSQDTVVLANPPQYSSTPCTPLVAEGQVFTVAGVQSAQGPRATFQNIAPKPALQPQPPLQHPLHHQPHHQQQQQQSLVIVSPNPQPNPAFAPAIHHIVLANPSTMQNAQTIQLSGQPATSPQPASSPGQLSSCPSPQMLSPSSNPSQGPPPTVSQMLSVKRQQQLQIHTSPPPPPPPPPPPPTPPMAPPMAPAQTTSTESSLIKQLLLPKRGPTTPGGKLILPAPQVPPPASTRAPSPQVVYQVTNSSQGTPQTPQLNVQLMQSSLQGAGAVQTVPISILPGQILSTSNPATILQATPSNQVTFTVVPNSSFPNAAVSSQGTPSPLVSQTGLTINTSPPTLGFQMTPPLPPPVSTCTTPVPPFRGDKIICQKEEEAKDATGLHIHERKIEVMENSLVTEVSTKASNGQPMEVDGPGAKLLNGRKFDSSLPPYHSGNSQPEALQGTQALNGPTVQGNDGTGKQTSGGPPSESRKPLVNGVCDFERGEATTGTHPSKNIPNHKASKHMGNGEVLLPQKVHETFTDSLSPQQGTAKAEQLERLANGPKSSSHSAEISNGPSAQSLDTTGLRQQHPPHNHISPLPAATPIIQNPPGADLATNGTSESRPLKRPAEDGERGASGIPNKVGVRIVTISDPNNASNIATMVAVPAGVDPSTVAKVAIENVAQQRPSVPATLPETTTRPVLAQSPPPVVQTAQGVSQTSVPPGDGPQAAALPLEQTRKPGQNFKCLWQACKRWFETPSQVFYHAATQHGNKEVYPGQCLWEGCEPFPRQRLSFITHLQDKHCSREALLAGLKLEETQGSNSNTSKSPPPAGSSSAPPRPQKAIVNHPSAALMALRRGSRNLVFRDFTDDKEGPLTKHIRLTAALTLKNIAKYSDCGQKLVKRHENHLSVLALSNMEVSTTLAKCLYELTHTLQA; from the exons ATGATGGCAAATTCGACGGGGAAGAATGTACCCGAGCAGCGGAGGAAAGGACTAGCTTTCCTGGATGAGCTGCGGCAATTTCACCAAAGCAGAGG ATCGCCGTTTAAAAAGGTCCCGGTGGTCGGGGGAAAGGAGCTGGACCTGAGCGCGCTGTATGTCAGAGTCGTGTCTTTAGGCGGCTTCGCTAAG GTCTCGGATAAAAACCAGTGGTCGGAACTTGGAGAAGAGTTTAATTTCCCCAGGAGTTGCTCCAACGCTGCTTTTGTTCTGAAGCAGTACTACCTGCG CTATTTAGAGAAGTATGAGAAGGTCCATCACTTTGGAGAAGATGACGACGAGGTGCAACCTGGAAACCCGAAACCGTCGCTTCCGATCGGTGCAATACCTTGCTCCTACAACTATCAGCAACACACTGTATCAG ACTATCTCCGCCAAAGCTATGGGCTGTCGACGGATTTTGTCCCTCCATGTGACTACAACAAATTGGTGCTGTCCCTGCTCTCGGGGCTTCCTAACGAGGTGGACTTTGCCATCAACGTGTGTACGCTGATGTCCAACGAGAGCAAGCACACCATGCAGCTGGAGAAGGAGCCCAAACTCGTCACGCTGCTGCTGGCACACGCAGGAGTCTTCGATGACT CATTAGGTAGCTTTTCTGCTGTATTTGGCATGGACTGGAGGGAGAAAACGTCCCGAGACTTCGCCAAG TTTTGGAAAGATATTGTTGAAGACAATGAAGTAAAAGATCTCATCTCAGACAAGAGCTGCGCACCACAAG ATGGTACAGAGCAGCGTGCCGTACAGGCGGCGTTGTTTCACCCTCAGAGGAATATGGGCATCTCTGACGTGGAGGGTCAGCGCGTACTGCAGGTAGCCATCATCCTGAGGAACCTGTCCTTCGAGGAGACCAACGTCAAACAGCTGGCAGTGAACCGCACGTGTCTGcgcttcctcctcctctgtgcACACTGCACGTTCATCTCGCTGCGGCAGCTGGGCCTCGACACGCTGGCCAACGTAGCAGGCGAG cTTCAGCTGGATCCAATGGACTTTCGAACAACACACTTAATGTTCCACACAATTACCAAATGTCTGATGTCAAGGGACcggtttttaaaaatgagag CCATGGAGATCATGGGCAACCTAAGCAAGGTGGAGGATAACGGTGTTCTGATCTGCGAGTATGTGGACCAGGAGTCGTACCGGGAGGTGATCACCCTGCTTACCCTGCCAGACATTATGCTTGTTATCTCTGCCCTGGAGGTGCTTTATCAGTTGACAGAACTCGGAGAGATCACCTGCTCCAAAATCGCCTGTGTGGACAGGAGCATAG atctgctGGTGCGTCTAGTGTCGGTTGATTTGCACACGTTTGGACCTGAAGCTCTGACGGCTATTAAACTGATCGAGCACCAGAGCACGAACAGCCAGGTGGCAGAGGTACGGCCGCAGCTCGTAGAGAACGTACCTCCTGCAGTGCAAGGCGCACCTGTGACAG TGACAAGAGTTCCTGTCCAGACTAACCCTCCACCTGGCATTGTggagatagatggagagaagTTTGCTACTCAGtg GCTGAATGCTCATTATGAGGTGCATGCAGAAGGCTCTGCTTCTCGCTCTGAGATGTACTCTGACTACCTGGCAACCTGCAGTAAGCTGTCACGTGGTGGTGTTCTCACATCCAACGGTTTTTACAAATGCTtaag GACAATATTCCCCAATCATACGATAAAACGCATGGAAGAGTCTAAGGTAAACCCTCAAGCTCAGATCCATGTAGTtggtatgaggaagagggcaatTCCTCTCCCCATTCAACTGTAttaccagcagcagcagcagtcctGCCCTGTACCAGGGCCCAAACAAGAAGCCTCCTTAGAGCCTCCACATCACACCCAATCAG CGTTGCCGCCTGGTGTGGGTGGGCAGTTTGTTCGGGCACCAGCACCAAGCCTTACTGCCAACCAGGCAGCACCACCGGTTGCCTTCAACATGCATGGAGCACCACATCCCCATCCTCCTGCTCCCAACGCTCCAGCACCAGCTCACGCTCCTCCACGGCTCCCAGCAAACCCACCGGTACAAGCTCCGCCACCTTCCTCCCCAGCAGCTCCAATGCTTCCACGGCCTAACGACATCCTAAAGACAGCCATGATCCAGAGCTCCATCCCCACAGCACCCACTGCTCCCCCTGCCTCCACCCATTCCATTGCCTCCAACCATAATAATGTTACCCCTGCAGTCTCTCTACCCCAGACTCTCCTTTCACATGCACCAGTAACACTGATACAGAAGGCACTACCACAGGGACATATATTCACAGGAAGAGTACAGGCAGCTTGCCCTCCTTTGGAGCAACAGCGGCTTCCAGCCCCACAGAGCCAGCAAGCTGCCTCTTCCCAGGATACTGTGGTACTGGCCAACCCTCCTCAGTACTCGAGCACTCCTTGTACACCATTGGTGGCAGAAGGGCAGGTGTTCACCGTAGCAGGTGTACAGAGTGCCCAAGGACCACGTGCGACTTTCCAGAACATTGCCCCAAAACCCGCCCTGCAGCCACAGCCACCCCTCCAGCATCCGCTACACCACCAGCCACAccaccaacagcagcagcaacagagCTTAGTTATTGTCAGTCCTAATCCACAGCCCAATCCTGCCTTTGCCCCAGCCATCCACCACATTGTGCTGGCCAACCCCTCAACCATGCAAAATGCCCAGACTATCCAACTTTCCGGGCAACCTGCCACCTCTCCTCAACCAGCCTCTTCACCTGGCCAGCTCAGTTCTTGCCCTAGTCCACAGATGCTGTCTCCATCCTCAAATCCCAGCCAGGGCCCCCCTCCCACTGTCAGTCAGATGCTGTCTGTTAAGCGGCAGCAGCAGTTACAGATCCACACATCACCACCTCCAccgccaccaccaccaccccctcCGCCAACCCCTCCCATGGCACCACCCATGGCCCCTGCCCAGACTACCTCCACAGAATCTAGCTTGATCAAACAATTGCTGCTTCCAAAGCGTGGTCCTACAACACCAGGAGGTAAGCTTATTCTCCCAGCACCACAAGTCCCTCCTCCTGCCAGCACCAGGGCACCTAGCCCACAGGTAGTTTACCAGGTAACCAATAGTAGCCAGGGAACTCCGCAAACACCACAGCTGAATGTACAGCTGATGCAAAGCTCACTGCAAGGTGCAGGTGCTGTACAGACTGTGCCGATCTCAATCCTACCTGGGCAAATCCTTTCCACCTCCAACCCTGCCACCATCTTGCAGGCCACACCTAGTAACCAGGTCACCTTCACAGTAGTGCCAAACTCTAGTTTCCCCAATGCTGCTGTTAGCAGCCAGGGGACGCCGTCTCCACTGGTTTCACAGACTGGTCTGACCATCAACACATCACCCCCCACGCTTGGTTTCCAAATGACCCCACCCCTACCACCTCCAGTATCTACCTGCACAACACCTGTGCCACCTTTTCGAGGTGACAAAATCATCTGCCAAAAGGAGGAGGAAGCCAAGGATGCTACAGGACTTCACATTCATGAGAGAAAGATTGAGGTAATGGAAAACTCCTTGGTAACTGAAGTCTCCACCAAAGCCAGCAACGGGCAGCCTATGGAGGTTGATGGACCTGGGGCCAAGCTGCTCAACGGTAGGAAGTTTGACTCAAGTCTACCTCCATACCACTCAGGGAACAGCCAGCCAGAGGCTCTGCAGGGCACACAGGCGCTCAATGGCCCCACTGTACAGGGCAACGATGGCACGGGCAAACAGACGTCAGGAGGCCCACCCTCCGAATCCAGAAAGCCCCTTGTAAACGGGGTGTGTGACTTTGAAAGAGGGGAAGCCACAACTGGTACCCATCCAAGCAAAAACATTCCAAATCATAAAGCTTCCAAACATATGGGCAATGGGGAGGTGCTGCTTCCTCAGAAAGTACACGAGACTTTTACTGACTCTCTCTCACCCCAGCAGGGCACTGCCAAAGCAGAGCAGCTGGAACGCCTGGCCAATGGGCCAAAAAGCTCCAGTCACAGTGCTGAGATTTCCAATGGCCCCTCAGCCCAGAGCTTGGACACAACGGGCTTGAGGCAACAGCACCCACCTCACAACCACATCTCTCCACTACCTGCAGCCACACCTATCATCCAGAATCCCCCTGGAGCAGACCTGGCCACTAATGGCACATCTGAGAGCAGGCCCCTAAAGAGACCAGCAGAAGATGGGGAGCGGGGTGCTTCAGGAATTCCCAACAAAGTGGGCGTGCGGATAGTCACCATCAGCGACCCCAACAACGCTAGCAACATTGCTACAATGGTGGCAGTCCCAGCAGGTGTTGACCCAAGCACAGTAGCAAAAGTAGCAATAGAAAATGTAGCGCAGCAGAGACCCAGTGTGCCTGCTACGCTTCCTGAAACTACCACTCGG CCTGTGTTGGCACAGTCTCCACCCCCAGTGGTTCAGACTGCACAAGGAGTCAGTCAGACCTCTGTTCCTCCAGGTGATGGTCCTCAGGCCGCAGCGCTCCCTCTGGAACAGACGCGCAAACCTGGACAGAACTTCAAATGTCTTTGGCAGGCCTGTAAAAG GTGGTTTGAGACGCCGTCACAGGTGTTCTACCATGCGGCTACGCAACACGGCAATAAAGAGGTTTACCCCGGCCAGTGCCTGTGGGAAGGCTGCGAACCCTTTCCACGCCAGAGACTGTCCTTCATCACACATCTACAG GACAAGCACTGCTCTAGGGAAGCCCTTCTAGCTGGACTCAAGCTGGAGGAAACGCAAGGCAGCAATTCCAACACTTCCAA gtCTCCCCCACCGGCAGGCAGCAGCTCGGCTCCTCCCAGGCCACAGAAAGCTATAGTGAATCACCCGAGTGCAGCTCTCATGGCCCTGCGCCGGGGCTCCCGCAACCTGGTGTTCAGGGACTTCACC GATGATAAAGAGGGACCACTGACCAAACACATTAGACTAACTGCTGCCTTAACGTTAAAGAACATTGCCAAGTATTCAGACTGTGGACAAAA attgGTGAAGCGGCATGAGAATCACCTCTCGGTGCTGGCGCTCAGCAATATGGAGGTCTCCACCACGCTCGCGAAATGCCTTTACGAactcacgcacacactgcaGGCTTGA